The genomic DNA CTACCTTTCCATGCTCGGTACCCAAATATCCCTTCGCATAGGAAGGAATCAACAGGCTATACTACCTCTGTACTTTTTCCAGAATAGGGATGATCTTGTTGAAAAAGACATTCACCATCTTGTTGATACTCTCGTTGTCCGTTCTGCCGTTGGCCGGATGTTGGGATCATACCGAGATGAACGATTTGGCTCTCGTGATGGCATCTGCCTACGACTGGACCCCGGATGGAAAACTGCGCGTCACTCTGCAAATTGCCAATCCGGAAAAAATCAGCAGCAAAGGAAGCAGTTCTGACAGCGGCGACAAAAAATTCATCACCCAGACGATGACCGGCCGCACGATCCACGATGCTTTTATCAAAATCCAAGAGCGACTGTCCCGGAGGCTGTACGAAGGACATCGTCGAGTGATCTTGATAGGAGAGTCAATGGCCAAGCACGGCATCGAACAACTGCTTGATGAGTTCAGCCGCGATCCCGACAGCCGTTTCCGAAGTTATATCTTGGTCTGCAAAGGAACGGAAGCCGGCCAGTTGCTTTCCTCGGCTTACCCATTGGAACGCGTGCCGTCCGAAGCGATTCGCGAACTGGAGAAATCGGATGTCGGCTACGAATCCACCATCCGGGACTGTCTCCTGCACACCATTCAAGAAGGAATCGAGCCGGTGATGGGTACATTGGAAATAAACGTACCCGAAGGCAAAGAAGACCAAACATTTCACCTCACCGGCACCGCCGTTTTTCAAGACTGGAAACTGATCGGCTATCTTGATGACAAAGAAACGCGGGCTTTGCTCTGGGCCAACGGAAAGCGGTCCAAAGGAATGGTTACCTCCTATATTCCTGAAGCGCAGGGCTACGTCTCCATCGAAATGCGCAAGGAAAAAAGCAAAATCAAAACCGAGGTCGTCGGCAACAAGGTCCGCCTCCACGTCATCATCGACTGCGAGGCCATGGTCCACGAAAACGACACCAACCTCGATTTCAGCAAGCCGGAAAACCTCACACTCGCAGAACGCCAAATCTCCACCTCGATTGAAAAACGCGTGACAAATCTCTTGCGTAAAACGCAGGACTTTCACCAAGACATC from Tumebacillus amylolyticus includes the following:
- a CDS encoding Ger(x)C family spore germination protein, yielding MKKTFTILLILSLSVLPLAGCWDHTEMNDLALVMASAYDWTPDGKLRVTLQIANPEKISSKGSSSDSGDKKFITQTMTGRTIHDAFIKIQERLSRRLYEGHRRVILIGESMAKHGIEQLLDEFSRDPDSRFRSYILVCKGTEAGQLLSSAYPLERVPSEAIRELEKSDVGYESTIRDCLLHTIQEGIEPVMGTLEINVPEGKEDQTFHLTGTAVFQDWKLIGYLDDKETRALLWANGKRSKGMVTSYIPEAQGYVSIEMRKEKSKIKTEVVGNKVRLHVIIDCEAMVHENDTNLDFSKPENLTLAERQISTSIEKRVTNLLRKTQDFHQDIVGFGRQLHRDDRKQWERFQDKWSDAYTKADPQVEVRLRLSQLGLTREPLHKTKERK